Proteins encoded within one genomic window of Triticum urartu cultivar G1812 unplaced genomic scaffold, Tu2.1 TuUngrouped_contig_6195, whole genome shotgun sequence:
- the LOC125530275 gene encoding rust resistance kinase Lr10-like: MSKLLVIALLLLPLINHGIYLATAWDDQDFFKYCPPSNCSQHGPMIRYPSCLESSNTSAAACGCSGTDRLTLKLACSGQDTILVHPVLGSYSVSAIDYRRSSMKLIPLVDPCLMLQQKLAISRSWSPRPVDGIDGMQLPDRQFSIWSYRYASLVCCSSEFTPAAADAHSIAGPVSCLSNTTHFLYLVDGYEDMSILPLDCKVFPVSDGVGGRLIPMYKFGDPMSDTFFSLSFKESAERMLSFAETTVYWYGFRCRQCELSGQRCAFSSQRNEQFCIPDPHGSRMKVIAATSSVAAFVVLLVTVATVLYLSLKTRYNAEIHMKVEMFLKTYGTSKPTRYTFSEVKKMARRFKEKVGQGGFGSVYKGELPNGVPVAVKMLENSAGEGESFINEVATIGLIHHANIVRLLGFCSEGMRRALIYEFMPNESLEKYIFSDDSNIFQNLLVPDKLLNIALGIARGMEYLHQGCNQRILHFDIKPHNILLDYNFNPKISDFGLAKLCARDQSIVTLTAARGTMGYIAPELYSRNFGGVSYKSDVYSFGMLVLEMVSGRRNADPRIGSQDDVYLPKWIYEKVINGEELALTLEATQEEKDKVRQLAMVALWCIQWNPRNRPSMTKVVNMLTGRLQSLQMPPKPFVSYENELMP; the protein is encoded by the exons ATGAGTAAATTACTTGTCATAGCCCTCCTGCTGCTGCCTCTGATCAACCACGGAATCTACTTGGCCACGGCATGGGATGATCAAGATTTCTTCAAATACTGCCCACCTTCCAATTGCAGCCAACATGGCCCAATGATCAGGTACCCTTCTTGCCTTGAGTCCAGCAATACATCAGCAGCAGCATGTGGATGTAGTGGCACGGATCGATTAACCTTGAAGTTAGCATGCTCTGGTCAAGACACCATCCTAGTTCACCCAGTTCTTGGCTCATACAGTGTCAGTGCCATAGATTACAGACGTTCTTCGATGAAGCTCATCCCGCTTGTAGACCCCTGTTTGATGCTACAGCAGAAGCTCGCCATCTCCAGAAGCTGGTCGCCTCGGCCAGTTGATGGTATCGACGGCATGCAGCTGCCAGATCGACAGTTCTCAATTTGGTCATATAGGTATGCAAGCCTGGTATGCTGTTCAAGCGAGTTCACACCTGCTGCTGCCGATGCCCATAGCATTGCAGGCCCAGTCTCCTGCCTTAGCAACACAACCCACTTCTTGTATTTGGTGGATGGTTATGAAGACATGTCCATTCTTCCATTGGACTGCAAGGTTTTCCCAGTCTCAGATGGCGTCGGTGGCCGCCTGATACCCATGTATAAATTTGGGGACCCAATGTCAGACACATTCTTCTCACTGTCCTTCAAGGAAAGCGCAGAAAGAATGCTCAGTTTTGCTGAGACGACAGTGTATTGGTATGGTTTCAGATGCAGGCAATGTGAACTCAGTGGGCAACGCTGCGCGTTCAGCTCACAAAGGAATGAACAATTCTGCATACCTGACCCTCATG GTTCACGTATGAAAGTCATTGCAG CTACATCATCGGTGGCTGCATTTGTTGTTCTTTTGGTGACGGTGGCCACTGTGCTTTATCTTTCACTCAAGACAAGATATAATGCAGAGATACATATGAAGGTTGAGATGTTTCTCAAGACATATGGAACATCAAAACCAACAAGGTACACTTTCTCTGAAGTTAAGAAGATGGCAAGACGGTTTAAGGAAAAAGTAGGGCAGGGAGGATTTGGAAGTGTGTACAAAGGCGAGCTACCAAATGGAGTGCCTGTGGCAGTCAAGATGCTAGAGAACTCTGCAGGAGAGGGAGAATCGTTCATCAATGAAGTTGCAACCATCGGACTAATCCACCATGCCAATATTGTCCGCCTCCTGGGATTTTGTTCTGAAGGAATGAGGCGGGCGCTTATTTATGAATTCATGCCTAACGAGTCACTGGAGAAATACATATTCTCTGATGACTCTAATATTTTTCAGAATCTTCTAGTACCAGACAAGCTGCTAAATATTGCTTTAGGCATCGCCCGAGGAATGGAGTACTTGCATCAAGGGTGCAACCAACGCATCCTCCACTTTGACATTAAGCCTCACAATATCCTGCTGGACTACAACTTCAATCCAAAGATCTCAGATTTTGGCCTGGCGAAGCTGTGTGCAAGGGACCAAAGCATCGTCACCTTAACAGCAGCAAGAGGCACAATGGGGTATATTGCACCAGAGCTATACTCTCGGAACTTTGGGGGAGTTTCGTACAAGTCAGACGTGTACAGTTTCGGCATGCTGGTGCTAGAAATGGTGAGCGGGAGGAGGAATGCAGACCCAAGAATCGGGAGCCAGGATGATGTTTACCTCCCAAAGTGGATCTACGAGAAAGTGATCAATGGGGAGGAGTTGGCTCTTACCTTGGAAGCAACTCAAGAAGAGAAAGATAAGGTGAGGCAGCTGGCAATGGTTGCACTGTGGTGTATCCAGTGGAACCCAAGAAACCGACCGTCGATGACGAAGGTTGTTAACATGCTAACAGGGAGGCTTCAGAGCCTGCAGATGCCTCCGAAGCCTTTTGTCTCATATGAAAACGAACTTATGCCATAA